Proteins encoded by one window of Macaca fascicularis isolate 582-1 chromosome 10, T2T-MFA8v1.1:
- the SSTR3 gene encoding somatostatin receptor type 3 translates to MDTLPPSSSVSTTSEPENASLAWPPDATLGNVSAAPSPAGLAVSGVLIPLVYLVVCVVGLLGNSLVIYVVLRHTASPSVTNVYILNLALADELFMLGLPFLAAQNALSYWPFGSLMCRLVMAVDGINQFTSIFCLTVMSVDRYLAVVHPTRSARWRTAPVARMVSAAVWVASAVVVLPVVVFSGVPRGMSTCHMQWPEPAAAWRAGFIIYTAALGFFGPLLVICLCYLLIVVKVRSAGRRVWAPSCQRRRSERRVTRMVVAVVALFVLCWMPFYVLNIVNVVCPLPEEPAFFGLYFLVVALPYANSCANPILYGFLSYRFKQGFRRVLLRPSRRVCSQEPTVGPPEKTEEEDEEEEDGEESREGGKRKEMNGRVSQITQPGTSGQQRPPSRVASKEQQLLPQEASTGEKSSTMRISYL, encoded by the coding sequence ATGGACACGCTTCCTCCATCATCATCGGTGTCCACGACCTCAGAACCCGAGAATGCCTCCTTGGCCTGGCCCCCAGATGCCACCCTGGGCAATGTGTCAGCGGCCCCAAGCCCAGCAGGGCTGGCTGTCAGTGGCGTTCTGATCCCCCTGGTCTACCTGGTGGTGTGCGTGGTGGGCCTGCTGGGTAACTCTCTGGTCATCTATGTGGTCCTGCGGCACACGGCCAGCCCTTCAGTCACCAACGTCTACATCCTCAACCTGGCACTGGCTGACGAGCTCTTCATGCTGGGCCTGCCCTTCCTGGCCGCCCAGAACGCCCTGTCCTACTGGCCCTTCGGCTCCCTCATGTGCCGCCTGGTCATGGCAGTGGATGGCATCAACCAGTTCACCAGCATCTTCTGCCTGACTGTCATGAGCGTGGACCGCTACCTGGCCGTGGTACATCCCACCCGCTCGGCCCGCTGGCGCACGGCTCCGGTGGCCCGCATGGTCAGCGCGGCCGTGTGGGTGGCCTCAGCCGTGGTGGTGCTGCCCGTGGTGGTCTTCTCAGGAGTGCCCCGCGGCATGAGCACCTGCCACATGCAGTGGCCCGAGCCGGCAGCAGCCTGGCGAGCTGGCTTCATCATCTACACGGCTGCACTGGGCTTCTTCGGACCGCTGCTGGTCATCTGCCTCTGCTACCTACTCATCGTGGTGAAGGTGCGCTCAGCCGGGCGCCGGGTGTGGGCGCCCTCGTGCCAGCGGCGACGCTCTGAGCGCAGGGTCACGCGCATGGTGGTGGCCGTGGTGGCGCTTTTCGTGCTCTGCTGGATGCCCTTCTACGTGCTCAACATCGTCAACGTGGTGTGCCCACTGCCCGAGGAGCCTGCCTTCTTCGGGCTCTACTTCCTGGTGGTGGCACTGCCCTACGCCAACAGCTGTGCCAACCCCATCCTTTATGGCTTCCTCTCCTACCGCTTCAAGCAGGGCTTCCGCAGGGTCCTGCTGCGGCCCTCCCGCCGCGTGTGCAGCCAGGAGCCCACTGTGGGGCCCCCGGAGAAGACtgaggaagaggatgaggaggaggaggatggggaggagagCAGGGAGGGGGGCAAGAGGAAGGAGATGAACGGCCGGGTCAGCCAGATCACACAGCCTGGCACCAGTGGACAGCAGCGGCCGCCCAGCAGAGTGGCCAGCAAGGAGCAGCAGCTCCTACCCCAAGAGGCCTCCACTGGGGAGAAGTCCAGCACCATGCGCATCAGCTACCTGTAG